Proteins encoded together in one Lysobacterales bacterium window:
- the carB gene encoding carbamoyl-phosphate synthase large subunit gives MPKRSDLKTILIIGAGPIVIGQACEFDYSGAQACKALKAEGYRVVLVNSNPATIMTDPEMADAVYIEPITWRTIERIIAKERPDAVLPTMGGQTALNTALDLADHGVLEKYGVEMIGASRDAIRMAEDRELFRRAMLDIGLECPKAEVARTLEQALDIQTRVGYPTIIRPSFTLGGSGGGIAYNREEFVEIIKRGLELSPTSEVLVEESVLGWKEFEMEVVRDKADNCIIVCSIENFDPMGVHTGDSITVAPAQTLTDKEYQRLRDASIAVLRKIGVDTGGSNVQFGVNSENGRVVVIEMNPRVSRSSALASKATGFPIAKIAAKLAVGYTLDELRNDITGGLTPASFEPAIDYVVTKIPRFAFEKFPAADSRLTTQMKSVGEVMAMGRNFQESLQKALRGLETGKVGLDPTRSEFSSEDALIELKRQVREPGPDRVFYVADAFRAGLTREQIYELSFIDHWFLRQIEELVQMEGAVAQRGLAALDATRLRELKRAGFSDARLAQLVGTNEDAIRHLRRALNVRPVYKRVDSCAAEFATNTAYMYSTYEEECEAAPTERDKIIVLGGGPNRIGQGIEFDYCCVHAALALRDDGYETIMVNCNPETVSTDYDTSDRLYFEPLTLEDVLEIVGLERPKGVIVQYGGQTPLKLARALEANGVPVIGTSPDSIDLAEDRERFQKLVSELGLLQPANRTARNPDEALALAREIGYPLVVRPSYVLGGRAMEVVHGDADLKRYITEAVRVSNESPVLLDRFLDNAVEVDVDLIADHTGATMIGGIMEHIEEAGVHSGDSSCSLPPYSLSASIQDRLREQVQAMARALKVVGLMNTQFAIQGETIFVLEVNPRASRTVPFVSKATGMPLAKIAARCMAGQTLAAQGATREIIPGYYSVKEAIFPFLKFQNVDPILGPEMRSTGEVMGVGRNFGEAFAKAHEAANIKAPPLGKVFVSVRDADKPRVEAVAEELLRRGFTMVATSGTCDYLRGMGFPCERINKVLEGRPHIGDAIKNGGIVFIINTTEGKQAIADSFSIRRDALQHRVTYSTTVAGARALLHSLDYRDSERVSSLQELHRELQS, from the coding sequence ATGCCCAAGCGTTCCGACCTCAAGACCATCCTGATCATCGGCGCCGGTCCGATCGTCATCGGCCAGGCCTGCGAGTTCGACTACTCCGGCGCACAGGCATGCAAGGCGCTGAAGGCCGAGGGTTATCGCGTCGTGCTGGTGAACTCGAATCCGGCCACGATCATGACTGACCCCGAGATGGCGGACGCGGTCTACATCGAGCCGATCACCTGGCGCACCATCGAACGCATCATTGCCAAGGAACGCCCGGACGCGGTGTTGCCGACGATGGGTGGCCAAACCGCGCTGAACACCGCGCTCGATCTCGCCGACCACGGGGTCCTGGAAAAATACGGCGTCGAGATGATTGGCGCCTCGCGCGACGCCATCCGCATGGCCGAGGACCGTGAACTGTTCCGCCGCGCCATGCTCGACATCGGCCTCGAGTGCCCGAAGGCGGAAGTGGCGCGCACGCTCGAGCAGGCGCTCGACATCCAGACCCGCGTCGGCTACCCGACCATCATCCGCCCCAGTTTCACGCTGGGCGGTTCCGGCGGTGGCATCGCCTACAACCGCGAAGAATTCGTCGAGATCATCAAGCGCGGTCTCGAGCTCTCGCCGACCAGCGAAGTGCTGGTCGAGGAGTCGGTGCTCGGCTGGAAGGAATTCGAGATGGAAGTGGTCCGCGACAAGGCGGACAACTGCATCATCGTCTGTTCGATCGAGAACTTCGATCCGATGGGCGTGCACACCGGCGACTCGATCACCGTGGCGCCGGCGCAGACCCTGACCGACAAGGAATACCAGCGCCTGCGCGACGCCTCGATCGCGGTGCTGCGCAAGATCGGTGTCGACACCGGTGGTTCGAACGTCCAGTTCGGCGTGAACAGCGAAAACGGCCGCGTCGTCGTCATCGAAATGAATCCGCGCGTGTCGCGTTCTTCGGCGCTGGCCTCGAAGGCAACCGGCTTCCCGATCGCCAAGATCGCCGCCAAGCTCGCGGTTGGCTACACGCTCGACGAACTGCGCAACGACATCACCGGCGGTCTCACGCCGGCCTCGTTCGAGCCGGCGATCGACTACGTCGTGACCAAGATCCCGCGCTTCGCGTTCGAGAAGTTTCCGGCCGCCGATTCGCGCCTGACCACGCAGATGAAGTCGGTCGGTGAAGTCATGGCCATGGGCCGCAATTTCCAGGAGTCGCTGCAGAAGGCACTGCGCGGATTGGAGACCGGCAAGGTCGGGCTCGATCCCACGCGCAGCGAGTTTTCCAGCGAGGACGCGCTGATCGAATTGAAGCGCCAGGTGCGTGAGCCGGGACCGGACCGCGTGTTCTATGTCGCCGACGCCTTCCGTGCCGGGCTGACGCGCGAGCAGATCTACGAGCTCAGCTTCATCGACCACTGGTTCCTGCGCCAGATCGAGGAATTGGTGCAGATGGAGGGCGCAGTCGCGCAGCGCGGCCTGGCTGCGCTCGACGCGACGCGCCTGCGCGAGCTGAAGCGAGCCGGTTTCTCGGACGCGCGCCTGGCGCAACTGGTGGGCACCAACGAGGACGCGATCCGTCACCTGCGTCGCGCCTTGAACGTGCGCCCGGTTTACAAGCGTGTCGATTCCTGCGCCGCCGAATTTGCCACCAATACCGCGTACATGTACTCGACCTATGAGGAAGAGTGCGAGGCGGCGCCGACAGAGCGCGACAAGATCATCGTGCTCGGTGGCGGGCCGAATCGCATCGGCCAGGGCATCGAGTTTGACTACTGCTGCGTGCATGCGGCGCTGGCGCTGCGCGACGACGGCTATGAAACGATCATGGTCAACTGCAATCCGGAGACCGTGTCGACCGACTACGACACCTCCGATCGCCTTTATTTCGAGCCGCTGACGCTCGAAGACGTGCTTGAGATCGTTGGCCTTGAAAGGCCCAAGGGCGTGATCGTCCAGTACGGCGGGCAGACTCCGCTCAAGCTGGCGCGCGCGCTCGAGGCGAATGGCGTGCCGGTGATCGGCACCTCGCCGGACTCAATAGACCTGGCCGAAGACCGCGAGCGCTTCCAGAAACTCGTGAGCGAACTCGGGTTGCTGCAGCCGGCGAACCGCACCGCGCGTAATCCGGATGAAGCGCTCGCGCTTGCGCGCGAGATCGGCTATCCGCTGGTGGTGCGTCCGAGTTATGTGCTCGGCGGCCGGGCGATGGAGGTCGTGCATGGCGATGCCGACCTGAAGCGCTATATCACCGAGGCAGTGCGGGTGTCGAACGAGTCGCCGGTGTTGCTCGACCGCTTCCTCGACAACGCCGTCGAGGTCGATGTCGATCTGATCGCCGACCACACCGGCGCCACCATGATCGGCGGCATCATGGAGCACATCGAGGAGGCCGGCGTGCATTCCGGCGACAGTTCCTGCTCGCTGCCGCCGTATTCGCTGTCCGCATCGATCCAGGATCGTCTGCGCGAGCAGGTGCAGGCGATGGCGCGCGCGCTCAAGGTGGTCGGGCTGATGAACACGCAGTTCGCGATCCAGGGCGAGACCATCTTCGTGCTGGAAGTGAATCCGCGCGCTTCGCGCACGGTGCCGTTCGTGTCCAAGGCCACCGGCATGCCGCTGGCCAAGATCGCCGCGCGCTGCATGGCTGGGCAGACGCTGGCGGCGCAGGGTGCAACACGCGAGATCATCCCCGGCTACTACTCGGTCAAGGAGGCGATCTTTCCGTTCCTGAAGTTCCAGAACGTCGATCCGATCCTCGGCCCGGAAATGCGCTCGACCGGCGAAGTCATGGGCGTCGGCCGCAATTTCGGCGAGGCGTTCGCGAAGGCGCACGAAGCCGCGAACATCAAGGCGCCACCGCTCGGCAAGGTCTTCGTCAGCGTCCGTGACGCCGACAAGCCGCGCGTCGAAGCGGTGGCCGAGGAATTGTTGCGACGCGGGTTCACGATGGTCGCAACCAGTGGCACCTGCGACTACCTGCGGGGCATGGGCTTTCCGTGCGAGCGCATCAACAAGGTGCTCGAAGGCCGGCCGCACATCGGCGACGCGATCAAGAATGGCGGGATCGTGTTCATCATCAACACCACCGAAGGCAAGCAGGCGATCGCTGACTCGTTCTCGATCCGCCGCGATGCCTTGCAGCACCGCGTCACCTATTCGACCACCGTCGCCGGCGCGCGCGCATTGCTGCACTCGCTCGACTATCGCGATTCGGAGCGGGTCAGCTCGCTCCAGGAACTCCACCGGGAACTGCAGTCATGA
- the greA gene encoding transcription elongation factor GreA: MRRPPLTKRGVERLRDELDRLKSVERPRIILAIAEARAHGDLKENAEYHAAREQQGFTEGRINELEAALSFAEVIDVSQLSAGTRIVFGATVELLELHNNNQITYQIVGELEADIKQRLISVTSPMARVLIGKSEGDTVELHAANGIREFEIMAVRYE, encoded by the coding sequence ATGAGAAGACCCCCTTTGACCAAACGTGGCGTCGAGCGCCTGCGCGACGAACTGGATCGGCTGAAGTCGGTTGAGCGGCCGCGCATCATCCTGGCGATCGCCGAAGCGCGCGCGCATGGCGACCTCAAGGAAAATGCCGAGTATCACGCCGCGCGCGAGCAGCAGGGCTTCACCGAAGGGCGCATCAACGAACTCGAAGCGGCGCTCTCGTTTGCCGAAGTGATCGACGTGAGCCAGCTGTCGGCCGGGACGCGCATCGTTTTCGGAGCCACGGTCGAACTGCTCGAACTGCACAACAACAACCAGATCACCTACCAGATCGTGGGCGAGCTCGAGGCCGACATCAAGCAGCGGCTGATCTCGGTGACTTCGCCGATGGCGCGCGTGCTGATCGGCAAGAGCGAGGGCGACACCGTCGAACTGCATGCCGCGAACGGCATTCGCGAGTTCGAGATCATGGCGGTTCGCTACGAGTAG
- a CDS encoding phosphoglycerate mutase — translation MPALLWLPARRRLGALTARLPKLRAVLEQGSRLADAEPGCGGLLCGVFTGLPAELPTAALTRIVDAPDDCGGRWLRADPCMLRVESAGVRMLACGALAPSADEVRDFCATMQPLFADAGWVLHAAAPERWYVRPDAAHPRLGGQDPELVLGAYIDAALPVGDAGRATRRWLNELQMALHEHPCNRARRSRGQPEINSLWLHGDGVAPGSLRTAIAAAHSHDPLLRACMALAGVPALARPNGETDRILVDARDADDDATVELLGRLLDRHLSLQLQLESGERFAWRPWHRLRFWRRATP, via the coding sequence GTGCCGGCGCTGCTGTGGTTGCCGGCGCGGCGCCGTCTGGGTGCGCTGACCGCACGCCTGCCGAAGTTGCGCGCAGTGCTGGAGCAGGGCTCGCGTCTCGCCGATGCCGAGCCGGGCTGCGGGGGCTTGCTCTGCGGTGTGTTCACCGGGTTGCCAGCGGAACTGCCGACGGCGGCGCTGACCCGAATCGTGGATGCGCCCGATGACTGTGGCGGGCGTTGGCTGCGTGCCGACCCCTGCATGTTGCGCGTCGAGTCGGCGGGGGTACGCATGCTTGCCTGCGGCGCACTGGCACCGAGCGCGGATGAGGTTCGCGATTTCTGCGCGACGATGCAGCCGCTGTTCGCCGATGCCGGCTGGGTCTTGCATGCGGCCGCGCCCGAGCGCTGGTACGTGCGCCCCGATGCCGCGCATCCGCGCCTCGGCGGCCAGGACCCGGAGCTTGTGCTCGGGGCCTACATCGACGCCGCCTTGCCTGTCGGTGATGCCGGCCGCGCGACGCGGCGCTGGCTCAATGAACTGCAGATGGCCTTGCATGAGCACCCCTGCAATCGTGCACGCCGCAGTCGCGGCCAGCCGGAGATCAATAGTCTGTGGCTGCACGGTGATGGCGTTGCGCCGGGGTCACTGAGGACCGCCATCGCAGCGGCGCATTCGCATGACCCGCTGCTGCGCGCCTGCATGGCGCTGGCCGGTGTGCCGGCACTCGCTCGCCCCAACGGCGAGACTGACCGCATCCTGGTCGACGCGCGCGACGCTGATGACGACGCAACGGTCGAGTTGCTCGGGCGCCTGCTGGATCGACACCTGTCCTTGCAGCTGCAACTGGAAAGCGGCGAACGCTTTGCCTGGCGGCCCTGGCATCGCCTGCGATTCTGGCGTCGCGCGACGCCATGA
- the recJ gene encoding single-stranded-DNA-specific exonuclease RecJ, protein MMAKLRRRMVPDVPLLADAALHPVLARVYAARGVVSGDELDLRLTRMLAPQGLGGLDAACALLGAAIAADARILIVGDFDCDGATGAAVAWRGLRMLGARRVEVRVPNRAIHGYGLTPLLVEEILAAGAPDLLLTVDSGIACLAGVRAAKAAGCTVLVTDHHLPPAELPMADAIVNPNLRGDGFASKALAGVGVVFYLLLALRAALRDAGAFAQREEPDLAVLLDLVALGTVADLVALDHNNRVLVAAGLKRIRAGRASAGVAALIEVSKRRAVDLTATDLAFSLGPRVNAAGRLEDMSLGIACLCADDPLVARELAARLDAINSERRGVQQDMVAQAEAAVAGLRLDGELPAVLCLHEADWHAGVVGLVASKIKERVHRPVFAFAAASSGSDELKASARSVPGVHLRDLIAELDMNEPGLILRFGGHAMAAGLSLVAANLPRFRVLIEELANARIDAALLAAEVWTDGALDGDQIDLVLAQALRDGGPWGQAFPEPLFDGEFEVSSARVVAERHVAMRLLDPSGLGFDAIAFGAYTGKLPSGRIGAVFQPIVDEWRGERRVKLLIRDFAAA, encoded by the coding sequence ATGATGGCAAAGCTGCGCCGCCGCATGGTGCCCGATGTGCCGTTGCTTGCGGACGCGGCACTACATCCGGTGCTGGCGCGCGTTTATGCAGCCCGTGGCGTGGTTTCCGGCGACGAACTCGATCTGCGACTTACGCGCATGCTGGCCCCACAGGGTCTCGGTGGACTTGATGCGGCTTGTGCGCTGCTCGGCGCCGCGATCGCCGCCGATGCGCGCATCCTGATCGTTGGCGACTTCGACTGCGATGGAGCGACCGGAGCAGCCGTTGCCTGGCGCGGATTGCGCATGCTCGGCGCGCGCCGTGTCGAGGTACGGGTGCCGAATCGCGCGATCCACGGTTATGGCCTGACCCCGTTGCTGGTCGAGGAAATCCTCGCTGCCGGTGCGCCCGACCTGCTGCTCACTGTCGACAGCGGCATCGCCTGTCTGGCCGGCGTGCGCGCGGCCAAGGCGGCGGGCTGCACGGTGCTGGTCACTGATCACCATTTGCCACCAGCGGAATTGCCGATGGCCGATGCGATCGTCAACCCGAACCTGCGCGGCGATGGCTTTGCGAGCAAGGCCCTGGCGGGCGTCGGGGTCGTGTTCTATCTTCTGCTGGCACTGCGTGCGGCGCTGCGCGATGCGGGCGCGTTTGCGCAGCGCGAGGAGCCGGATCTGGCGGTCCTGCTGGATCTGGTCGCGCTCGGTACCGTCGCCGACCTGGTTGCGCTCGATCACAACAATCGTGTGCTGGTCGCGGCCGGACTGAAGCGCATCCGCGCGGGCCGGGCAAGCGCCGGTGTCGCCGCGCTGATCGAAGTCTCCAAACGTCGTGCGGTCGATCTGACCGCCACCGATCTGGCCTTCAGTCTCGGACCGCGCGTCAACGCTGCCGGGCGACTGGAGGACATGAGCCTCGGCATCGCCTGCCTCTGCGCCGACGATCCGCTGGTGGCGCGCGAACTGGCCGCACGCCTCGATGCGATCAATTCGGAACGCCGCGGCGTGCAGCAGGACATGGTGGCGCAGGCGGAGGCGGCCGTGGCCGGTCTGCGTCTGGATGGCGAACTGCCGGCCGTTCTGTGCCTGCATGAAGCAGATTGGCACGCCGGTGTCGTTGGTCTGGTGGCTTCGAAAATCAAGGAGCGCGTGCATCGCCCGGTGTTCGCGTTCGCGGCGGCTAGCTCTGGCAGCGACGAGCTGAAGGCCTCCGCGCGATCGGTACCCGGCGTGCACCTGCGCGACCTGATCGCCGAGCTGGACATGAACGAACCGGGCCTGATCCTGCGCTTCGGCGGCCATGCGATGGCTGCCGGTCTGAGCCTGGTCGCCGCGAATCTGCCGCGCTTCCGCGTTCTGATCGAGGAACTGGCGAACGCACGCATCGACGCCGCGCTGCTGGCGGCCGAGGTGTGGACCGATGGCGCGCTCGATGGCGACCAGATCGACCTCGTCCTGGCCCAGGCGTTGCGCGATGGCGGACCCTGGGGCCAGGCATTCCCCGAACCGCTGTTCGACGGGGAGTTCGAGGTCAGCTCGGCGCGCGTCGTCGCTGAGCGCCATGTCGCGATGCGCCTGCTCGATCCGAGCGGCTTGGGGTTCGATGCCATCGCCTTCGGCGCCTACACCGGGAAACTGCCCAGCGGTCGCATCGGCGCCGTGTTCCAGCCCATCGTTGACGAATGGCGCGGCGAGCGGCGGGTGAAGCTGCTGATTCGGGATTTCGCAGCCGCTTGA
- the prfB gene encoding peptide chain release factor 2 (programmed frameshift), with protein sequence MIETNPIAGRIADLLERVTSLRGYLDFDSKSERLEEVSRELELPSIWDNPTRAQELGRERALLEKIVGEISGLTQALTEAGELLELAIAESDDSTAIAVRDDLDAQAARVDKLEFQRMFSGKMDAHNAFVDIQAGAGGTEAQDWAEMLLRMYLRFAEKRGWKAELLEASEGEVAGLKSATFRVEGDYVYGWLKTETGVHRLVRKSPFDSDNRRHTSFTSVFVAPEVDDDIDIEINPADLKTDVYRSSGAGGQHVNKTESAVRITHVPTNTVVACQTQRSQHANRDHAMKMLKAKLYELEMQKRNTEKAALEASKSDIGWGSQIRSYVLDQSRIKDLRTGIERTDTQKVLDGDLDEFVEASLKSGLEAGSKRADA encoded by the exons ATGATCGAAACCAATCCGATTGCCGGCCGCATCGCGGATCTGCTCGAGCGAGTCACTTCGCTCAGGGGGTACCTT GACTTCGACAGCAAGAGCGAACGTCTCGAAGAAGTAAGTCGCGAACTCGAACTGCCGAGTATCTGGGACAATCCGACGCGGGCGCAGGAGTTGGGGCGCGAACGCGCACTGCTGGAGAAGATCGTCGGCGAGATCTCCGGACTCACGCAAGCATTGACCGAGGCCGGCGAGCTGCTGGAACTCGCCATCGCCGAAAGCGACGACAGCACCGCGATCGCCGTGCGCGATGACCTTGATGCCCAGGCGGCGCGCGTCGACAAGCTCGAATTCCAGCGCATGTTCTCCGGCAAGATGGACGCACACAATGCCTTCGTCGACATCCAGGCCGGCGCCGGCGGCACCGAAGCGCAAGATTGGGCCGAGATGCTCCTGCGCATGTATCTGCGCTTCGCCGAAAAGCGCGGCTGGAAGGCAGAGCTGCTGGAAGCTTCGGAGGGCGAAGTGGCGGGGCTGAAGTCCGCAACTTTTCGAGTCGAAGGCGACTATGTCTACGGCTGGCTGAAGACCGAGACCGGCGTGCATCGCCTGGTGCGCAAGTCGCCGTTCGATTCCGACAACCGTCGCCACACCTCGTTCACCTCGGTGTTCGTGGCGCCGGAAGTCGATGACGACATCGACATCGAGATCAATCCGGCCGACCTGAAGACCGATGTCTATCGCTCGTCCGGTGCCGGTGGTCAGCACGTCAACAAGACCGAATCGGCGGTGCGCATCACGCATGTGCCGACGAACACCGTGGTCGCCTGCCAGACGCAGCGCTCGCAGCACGCCAATCGCGATCACGCGATGAAGATGCTGAAGGCCAAGCTCTATGAGCTCGAAATGCAGAAGCGCAATACCGAGAAGGCCGCATTGGAAGCGTCGAAGTCGGACATCGGCTGGGGCTCGCAGATCCGCTCCTACGTGCTCGACCAGTCGCGCATCAAGGACCTGCGCACCGGCATCGAGCGCACCGACACCCAGAAAGTCCTCGACGGCGACCTCGACGAGTTCGTCGAAGCCAGCCTCAAGTCCGGCCTCGAAGCCGGCTCCAAGCGCGCAGACGCCTGA
- the lysS gene encoding lysine--tRNA ligase produces the protein MTMTDNATPIVDENRLIAERRAKLHELRAHGNAYPNDFHPDAFAGQLQDDYADKEQWSAEAIDGLARRVRVAGRMLAKRIMGKAAFTQIQDQSGRIQLFLQQSTLGDAYEAFKSFDVGDIVGAEGQVMRTKTGELSIKVDQLRLLTKSLRPLPDKWHGLENVEQRYRQRYVDLIVNEDSQRVFALRSRAVRAIRDFMEGRGFVEVETPMMHPIPGGATARPFVTHHNALDLQMYLRVAPELYLKRLVVGGLDRVFEINRNFRNEGVSTRHNPEFTMLESYEAYATFNEVMDMTEAMIRCAAQAGAGTTSLNWEGRAIDVGPAFARTRMDDAVLAANPEIRREQLRDREAMVAHCARLGIHVKKDYGWGKILLEIFEKTVEQHLVQPTFITAHPTEVSPLARANDQDPGITDRFELFIGGKELANGFSELNDPEDQAARFLAQVEAKDSGDDEAMHFDADYIRALEYGLPPTGGLGVGIDRLVMLLADVPSIRDVLLFPYMRPEVER, from the coding sequence ATGACCATGACCGACAACGCTACGCCAATCGTCGACGAGAACCGCCTGATTGCCGAGCGTCGCGCCAAGCTGCATGAACTGCGCGCGCACGGCAATGCCTACCCGAACGACTTCCACCCGGATGCCTTCGCCGGCCAGCTGCAGGACGACTACGCCGACAAGGAACAGTGGAGCGCCGAGGCCATCGACGGCCTGGCGCGCCGGGTGCGCGTGGCGGGACGCATGCTCGCAAAGCGCATCATGGGCAAGGCCGCGTTCACGCAGATCCAGGACCAGAGCGGGCGCATCCAGCTGTTCCTGCAACAGAGCACGCTCGGTGATGCTTACGAGGCTTTCAAGAGCTTCGACGTCGGCGACATCGTTGGCGCCGAAGGGCAGGTGATGCGCACCAAGACCGGCGAGCTGTCGATCAAGGTCGATCAGTTGCGGCTGCTGACCAAGTCGCTGCGGCCGCTGCCGGACAAGTGGCATGGCCTCGAGAATGTCGAGCAGCGCTATCGCCAGCGCTACGTTGACCTGATCGTCAACGAGGATTCGCAGCGCGTGTTCGCACTGCGCTCGAGAGCCGTACGAGCCATTCGCGACTTCATGGAAGGGCGCGGCTTCGTCGAGGTCGAGACGCCGATGATGCATCCGATCCCGGGCGGCGCCACCGCGCGTCCGTTCGTGACGCACCACAACGCGCTCGATCTGCAGATGTATCTGCGCGTCGCGCCGGAGCTGTATCTGAAGCGGCTGGTCGTCGGTGGGCTCGATCGTGTCTTCGAGATCAACCGCAACTTCCGCAACGAGGGCGTGAGCACGCGTCACAACCCCGAATTCACCATGCTCGAGTCGTACGAGGCCTACGCCACGTTCAACGAAGTCATGGACATGACCGAGGCGATGATCCGCTGCGCCGCACAGGCCGGCGCCGGCACCACGTCATTGAACTGGGAAGGCCGCGCCATCGACGTGGGCCCGGCCTTCGCGCGCACGCGCATGGACGACGCCGTGCTCGCCGCCAATCCCGAGATCCGTCGCGAGCAGTTGCGCGACCGCGAGGCCATGGTCGCGCACTGCGCGCGCCTCGGCATCCACGTCAAGAAGGACTACGGCTGGGGCAAGATCCTGCTCGAGATCTTCGAGAAGACGGTCGAGCAGCACCTGGTGCAGCCGACCTTCATCACCGCGCATCCGACCGAGGTGTCACCACTGGCACGCGCGAATGATCAGGACCCCGGCATCACCGATCGCTTCGAGTTGTTCATCGGCGGCAAGGAATTGGCCAACGGCTTCTCGGAGTTGAACGATCCCGAAGACCAGGCCGCGCGTTTCCTCGCTCAGGTGGAAGCCAAGGACTCCGGAGACGACGAGGCCATGCATTTCGACGCCGATTACATTCGTGCGCTCGAATACGGATTGCCGCCGACCGGTGGACTCGGTGTCGGCATCGACCGTTTGGTCATGCTGCTGGCCGACGTGCCGTCGATTCGCGACGTGTTGCTGTTTCCGTACATGCGTCCGGAAGTCGAGCGCTGA
- a CDS encoding AMP-binding protein yields MQIERPWLTTYPKGVPAEIDVNAYGSIVSVLREACDSYRQKPAFTNMGRTITYDDLDALSANFASYLLNDLQLKKGDRIAIMLPNLLQYPIAIFGALRAGLTVVNTNPMYTARELKHQLNDAGASAIVVLDNFAATLSDVLEETSIRHVITTAIGDLLGFPKSLLVNFVARHVKKIVPDYHIEGAIRFNEVLAAGARKPAPKVDLVADDIAFLQYTGGTTGVAKGAMLTHRNLIANMQMVSAWFGANIKLGEEVMITALPLYHIFALTCNCLVFIKFGGLNVLVTNPRDMPGFVKELAKTPFTAITGVNTLFNGLLNTPGFAEVDFSHLKMSFGGGMAVQRAVAERWKKVTNCTLIEGFGMTESSPVATINPLDNPEYSGSIGLPAPSTDLCIQDEDGKILGLGEIGEICIRGPQVMKGYWQRPEDTAKTIVDGWLRTGDMGKYDERGFFYIVDRKKDMILVSGFNVYPNEIEDVVASMAGVLEVAAVGVPDDKSGEAVKLVIVRKDAGLTAEQVKAHCKDNLTGYKQPKIIEFRDSLPKTNVGKILRRELRDAPKQAS; encoded by the coding sequence ATGCAGATCGAGCGACCCTGGCTGACCACGTATCCGAAGGGCGTGCCAGCGGAAATCGATGTCAATGCCTATGGCTCGATCGTCTCGGTACTGCGCGAAGCCTGCGACAGCTATCGCCAGAAGCCCGCCTTCACCAACATGGGCAGGACCATTACCTACGACGACCTCGACGCGCTCAGCGCCAACTTCGCGTCATACCTGCTCAACGATCTGCAGCTGAAGAAGGGCGATCGCATCGCGATCATGCTGCCCAACCTGCTGCAGTATCCGATCGCGATCTTCGGCGCACTTCGCGCCGGCCTGACCGTGGTCAACACCAATCCGATGTACACCGCCCGGGAGCTCAAGCACCAGCTCAACGATGCCGGCGCCAGCGCGATTGTCGTGCTCGACAATTTCGCCGCGACGCTGAGCGATGTGCTGGAGGAGACGTCGATCCGACATGTCATCACGACCGCGATCGGCGACCTGCTCGGCTTCCCAAAGTCGCTGCTCGTGAACTTTGTCGCCAGGCACGTCAAGAAGATTGTGCCTGACTACCACATCGAGGGCGCCATCCGCTTCAACGAGGTCCTGGCGGCCGGTGCGCGCAAGCCGGCGCCGAAAGTGGACCTGGTCGCCGACGACATCGCCTTCCTGCAGTACACCGGCGGCACCACCGGCGTCGCCAAGGGCGCCATGCTGACGCATCGCAACCTGATCGCGAACATGCAGATGGTGTCGGCCTGGTTCGGCGCCAACATCAAGCTCGGCGAGGAGGTGATGATCACCGCCCTGCCGCTCTATCACATCTTCGCACTCACCTGTAATTGCCTGGTGTTCATCAAGTTCGGCGGACTGAACGTCCTGGTCACGAATCCGCGCGACATGCCCGGCTTCGTCAAGGAACTTGCGAAGACACCGTTCACCGCGATCACCGGCGTCAACACGCTGTTCAATGGCCTGCTCAACACGCCGGGCTTCGCCGAGGTGGACTTCTCGCACCTGAAGATGAGCTTCGGTGGCGGCATGGCAGTGCAACGCGCGGTCGCCGAGCGCTGGAAGAAGGTCACCAACTGCACACTGATCGAAGGCTTCGGCATGACCGAAAGCTCACCGGTGGCCACGATCAATCCGCTCGACAACCCCGAATACAGCGGCTCGATCGGCCTCCCTGCCCCGTCGACCGACCTGTGCATCCAGGACGAGGACGGCAAGATTCTCGGCCTCGGCGAGATCGGCGAGATCTGCATCCGCGGCCCACAGGTGATGAAGGGCTACTGGCAGCGCCCGGAAGACACCGCCAAGACCATCGTCGATGGCTGGCTGCGCACCGGGGACATGGGCAAGTACGACGAGCGCGGTTTCTTCTACATCGTCGACCGCAAGAAGGACATGATCCTGGTCTCGGGATTCAACGTCTATCCCAACGAGATCGAGGATGTGGTCGCGAGCATGGCCGGCGTGCTGGAAGTGGCCGCGGTCGGGGTGCCCGACGACAAGTCCGGCGAAGCGGTGAAGCTGGTGATCGTGCGCAAGGACGCGGGCCTGACGGCCGAGCAGGTCAAGGCGCATTGCAAGGACAATCTCACCGGTTACAAGCAGCCGAAGATCATCGAGTTCCGCGACTCGCTGCCGAAGACCAACGTCGGCAAGATCCTGCGCCGAGAACTGCGCGACGCGCCCAAGCAGGCGTCCTGA
- the csrA gene encoding carbon storage regulator CsrA, with amino-acid sequence MLILTRRVGETLMIGDQVTVTVLGVKGNQVRIGINAPKDLAVHREEIYQRIRREQEGHKEPAPDSGENANKV; translated from the coding sequence ATGTTGATTCTGACGCGTCGTGTGGGTGAGACGCTGATGATCGGAGACCAGGTAACGGTCACGGTACTCGGCGTGAAAGGCAACCAGGTTCGCATCGGCATCAACGCACCCAAGGATCTCGCGGTGCATCGGGAAGAGATTTATCAGCGCATTCGGCGCGAGCAGGAGGGGCACAAGGAACCCGCCCCCGACTCCGGCGAGAACGCGAACAAGGTTTGA